From the Cohaesibacter sp. ES.047 genome, the window CTCCGGGTGCGGATGATGCATCTGTCGAGGCTGCGGGCAAGGCCGCCCGTGTTGAGGATTTTGTCCGCGATTTCGCCGATGGCTACGATCACCACATCGGTGAGAAAGGCCAAGGCCTGTCCGGCGGGCAAATCCAGCGCATTGCCATCGCGCGGGCTCTGGTGCGCGCCGCACCACTCGTGTTGCTCGATGAACCGTCTGCCCATCTCGATCGCGAGAGCGAGAAAAAACTTCTTGAGGCTATGAAAGTCCTCAATGAAGCAGCAACGACAATCACCATTGCCCACCGGCTCTACACGATCCGTCAAGCGGATCGGATCCTCGTGCTCGACAGGGGCCACGTGGTTCAGAACGGGAGCCACGAAGAACTGATGGCAGAGGAGGGGCTCTACCGCACGCTCGTCAAGAGTGAGTTCGGCCTGACCATCCCGAAAGATGCTGTTGCCGCAGGGGAGAGCCGCGATGACTGACATCTTTCGCCTCCTTCGACTCATGCGCCCTTGGGCGGGCTGGATCGCTCTTGGCATCGCTCTATCGGTGATCACCCTTGTTGCCAATGTGACCTTGATGGCGATCTCAGGCTGGTTCATCGCGTCCATGGCTCTCGCCGGACTGACGGGCATCGGATTCAACTATTTCACACCGGCCGCCATGATCCGCGCCATGGCGATCACGCGCACGGTCGGTCGTTATGTGGAAAGGCTGATTACGCACGAAGCAACCCTCAAGCTCGTGGCACACCTGCGCCGCTGGTTCTATGACCAGTTGGAGCCACTGGCACCAGCCGGTCTCAGCAAGGCACGGGCAGGGGATTTGTTCTCCCGCATCGGATCCGATATTTCCGTGCTCGAGAATTTTTATCTGCGCACCTTTGCGCCCATGGTGGTTGCTCTGATCGCTCTGCCCGCCTTCGTTGCTCTGGCATCCTATTTTTCGCCATTGCTCGGACTGGGACTTGCTGCGCTCTATCTCGTTGCCGGTGTCGGGTTACCCGTTGCCGTGCATCGCCTTGGTCGCAAGGCAGGTGAACATGAGCTGCAGCTCCAATCAGAACTTCGCACTGAAGTCGTCGAGGGGCTTCAGGGAATGCGGGAAATGCTCGTCTACGGCCAGCAGGCCGACTATCAGATGGCCATGGCCAAACGCTCTGATGCTCTTGCAGCCCGCCAGAAGGGACTGGCCAATCTGCAATCTGTCTCTCAGAGCGTGATTGCCCTTTCCGCCAATTTCGGCATTCTGATGGTTCTGCTGACCATGATACCGCTTGTCTCTGCTGGCGCGATTGAAGGGCCAATTCTGCCGATGCTGGCGCTGTTCGTGCTTGCCAGCTTCGAGGCCATTCTGCCGCTTCCCCTCGCGGTGCAGTCTTTGGTGTCCACCCGCATGGCGGCTGGGCGGCTTTTTGCTCTCGCCGATCAGCCGGTGCTCGCGCCAACCGCTTCCGCCGATCGTGCAGAGCAGATGCCGCAAGGCGTGCCGCATATTGAGTGTGATGCGATCAGCTTCCGGTATCCGGGTGAGAAAACAAGTGTTTTCAAAGATCTCTCTCTTTCCCTTGAACCGGGGAGCAAGCTTGCCATCGTTGGCCCGTCCGGGATCGGTAAATCGAGCCTCATCAACGCCCTTTGCGGGTTCTGGCCGCTGGATTCTGGTCAGATCCTGATTGATGGGACACCGCATCACACAATGTCCGGAGACCAGTTGCGGGCCTTTTTCGCGGTGGCTGACCAAAAGCCCCATATTTTCAACGCGACCCTGCGCGGTAACCTTCTGTTGGCCAATGAAACTGCCAGCGATGAACAGATGCTTGAGGCGTGCAATATCGCCCGCCTGAACGACTTCGTCGAAACCTTGCCCAAAGGGTTGGATACCTATGTCGGCGAGGCGGGCAGCAGCCTGTCGGGTGGCCAGGTTCGCCGCCTGTCGATTGCCCGTGCTTTGCTCTCTCCTTCGCCCATACTGGTTCTGGATGAGCCGGGTGAGGGGCTGGATCCCGAGATGGAACTTGCCATGCTCGAGGACATCATCGCTTTTGCCCAACAAAGATCTATCATCCTGATCACCCACAATGCAGCCGCCCTGCCGCTGTTTGATCAGACCTGCGATCTTGAACAGCCCCGTGGGTGATTAAGCGTCAGGCTAAAAAACCTGAAGTGATAAGCCACCGGCCCAAGCAATGGTAACGAAGTGTATCCAGGCGGTTTCCTGACACAAACCCCGACACTATTCCAAGCAGCTGGCAAAGTTGTGCGACACTGTGCGTGTATCTTCATCTTGCAGCCGTTGCTCGGAAACCTTCAGGGTGGGTATTTATAGGTAATAATACTTTACTTTCTTGAACGGTTTCAAAGTAAAGAGTTCCTCGACTGTTAATTGAAACGAACAGGTTTGAAAGAGGAGGGACAAAATGTTCAGGAACACAACCAAATGCCTCATTGCCCTTGCGCTGTTGGCTGGCACCACCGCGATTGCGTTTGATGTCCAGTCTGCCTCGGCCGCAGGTTGGGGGCGGGGATATGGCTACAATTGCCAGAACATTAAACAGGGATGGCGCGGCCCGCGTTATGGCAATCGTGGCGCTTTTGCCGGACAGCGCTATCGCAATCGACCCGCCAATATGGGCCCGCGCTATGGCAGAATGGGGCGGGGCGTCGGGTATGTATCCATGGTGCAAAAATATGATGCCGACAACAACGGTGCGCTGTTGAAAACTGAACTCTCACGCAGTGTCACGTCCTACTTCAAGGAACGGGACAAAAATGGCGATCAGGCCATCACGCTCGATGAATTTCAGCCGCGCTGGCGCACCATGTCCGAACCCATGCGGGTTCAAACCTTCAAGCAAAGGGATGCCAACGGTGATGGCAAGATTACCCTGTCCGAAATGACAGCACCGGGATCTGCCATGTTCAGCCGGCGGGATGTCAACAATGACGGCAGGATTGATAGCGCCGATTGCCCACAGTGCCGTTGGCGCTAACAGGGCCATCCGTTTCGCCATAATGATCTGGCGGCCCTATCGCTGATGCGATAGGTGACATTGTCCCCCGTGAGCCAGACACCGCCATCCTTATGGGTGGCGGTGATGGCGTGTCTGTATTGGTTCCAGTTTTCGGGTCTCTAGGTGTCTGTCTTGAGCGTCACCAGACGAATGGAACGGTGGCCAACACCACGCAGAGCTTTGAGTACTGGCATCAGCTTGTCTGCGGGCAAGGCTTTATCGGCAACAATCTTCACCACGTCAGTTTCGGGCTCTCCTCTTTCACCTGTCACAGGAAAGCGGCTCAGAACATCGGCGAGCGTGAGGCGATCACCGCGATGCACAAGTGTGCCGTCGGCAAGAATTTCGATTGCATTGTCGGCCGGGGGCATTTGTGGCAGATCGACCGCAGACGGGGGGCTGAGACTTGGCGAGATCGGCGGCGCGACTGTCCCCGCGATGAGAAAGAAGATCAGCATCAGAAAGACGATGTTGATGAGCGGTATGGTGTTCTCCGGTAGCACCCGCCGGTGTGCTTTGGCCTTGTGCATCTGCATGAAAGAATATCCCTTGGCTTTGCTGGCTAGTCAGCCAGCGAGACCTTGCTAAGGCCGGAGCGCTTCAATGTTTCGAGCACTGTCACCAGCTCTTGCAGCTTAACGCCATCCCTTGGCACCACGACGGCGCTCTCTACGCCTTTCTCTGTGAAGGTTGCTATCTCGTCATTGAGCGCTGCGATCTCTGCAGGCTGCCCGTTGAGGCGCACAGAACCATCCCTGGATACTGCAACAATCAGCTTTGGCCGTTCGCCAGCACCGCTTCCAACCCCGGCGACACCAAGGTCGAACTGGCTGAATTTCGAGAAGGTGGATGTCAGCATGAAAAACAGCAACAACAGGAAGATAACATCGATTAGCGATGTCAGCCCTACAATGGATCTGCGTCTGGTTGGCATGGTAAGGCGCATGGTTCGGGTTCCTGCAAGCATGTGTTCAGAAGCAAAAGCCTGTTGCGCATCGGCTCTCGATCATTTGCTTGGCTGGACCGTAATTAAACTTGAGTGAAAATGTCAAGAATATATTATGAAGCCCGCTTTCTCCCGGCTCCAAGTCAAGAGGGAGCTGGGTTCAGGTGCGGGTGGGAGCAGGGCCGGTGCTTTCGCGAATTTGAAAGATCGGCTTGATCTCGATGGACTTGCTCTTGTCGACCGGGCCCTTCGAAACCTGTCCCAGAATCTGAGCAGCTAGGCTACCGATGCGCTGGTTGTCGACCTTCATCGTCGTCAGTTTCGGTGTGAAGCGAGAAGCCATGTCCAGATCGTCAAAGCCCGAAATGGAAAAATCATCCGGTGCTTTCAACCCCATTTCTTTGGCAGCCATCAAGGCACCAATGGCGAGCGCATCGTTACCGCAAACAATCGCGGTGGGGCGTTCATCAGCCTTTTTGTCCATCAATTCCTTGAAGCTTCTGGCTCCGAAATCTAGCGAGGCTCTGCCCACGCAAAGAGCGTCGTCAGAGAGCGTGATGCAGGCCTCTGACAGAGCATCTTTGAGCCCTCGCAGACGCTCCGTGGCACGGGAGTTGTTCTCGAGCGGCTGAAATATCGCGGCAAACCGGCGATGGCCATGCGAGAGAAAATGATGCGTCATCCTGTAGAAGGCGGCATGGTTGTCAAAGCCAACGAACGCATAGGGAAGATCGGTGCGAAAGGCATAGGTGATCAGAAACGGAACCTTGCGTGTCTCGAGGGCCGTGAATAGCGCTTCGGGATAGTTTTCACCCGCCAGAACAAGTGCCTCAACGCCGCGCGTGAGCATGGCTGTCGCCTGCTTCAAACCCTGCTCGGGGTCATAGTTGGTGCACCCCAGAAACAGCGTCAGGCCATGGTCGGAAAGGCCGCTTTGAAGGCCTGAAATCTGCCGTGCATAAACTTCATTATCGAGGGTGGGAATGATGGCCCCGGCGATGTGGGTTCGGTTTGAGGCGAGGGCCTTTCCCGCTGCATTCGGAATCCAGTTCAGCTCTGCCGCCGCTTTGAGGGTCCGTTCTCTGACTTCTTTTTTCACCTTCTGGGGTTCGTTGAATGTGCGCGACACTGTCGCTGTTGAAACCCCCGCAAGCGCGGCGACATCAGCCAACCTGACGAACCCTTTGCTGCCGCGGGTCCTCTGTTCTGAAGATCCGTTTTTTGTTGATTTTTTGTTGTTCATAGGAAGCTTCTTTCTGTTCACGAACCCTGTCGCCCCACACTGTTGCGCGATTCTAAGGTTGACATCCAGAGCTTACAGCGTAATGTAAGCGCTTACAAATGGAGGCCCGTAATGATCATCTGTTTTGGTTCGCTGAATGCGGACATGACCTTCCAAATGGATAAAGCTCCGAAGTCGGGGCAAACCCTGCTGGCAAACTCCTTCACGATGAGTGCTGGAGGGAAGGGCGCCAATCAGGCCGTTGCGGCCGCGCGCCTTGGTGGTGAAGTGGCCATGGTCGGTGCTGTTGGCTCGGATGCGCTTGCGCAGGTCGCCCTCGAACATCTCAAGGCATCCAACTGTGATGTCAGCCGCGTGGCTGTCGTTGATCACCCCACCGGTTGCGCTTCCGTTATCGTTGATTCAAGTGCTCACAATCAGATTGCCGTCGCCATGGGCGCGAACGAGCTGGCGCGCGCGACGAGCGTCGATGACGCATTGCTGCAGCGGGCCAATATTCTGCTTCTTCAGATGGAGAGCGGCAAGGCTGAGGTCGAAACACTTCTGAAACGGGCCAAAGAGGCCGGTGTGAAGAGCATCCTCAATCTGGCACCTGCGGTGAAGATCGATCTTGAGGCGCTCAAGGCCTGCGGCATCCTGGTTGTCAATGAAGACGAAGCCGAATTTGTTGCTCAGTGGCTGGCCTGTGATCCATCGGCTCAAAGCATCAGCAAGACACTCGGTATCTGCGTGATCCGCACCCTCGGATCTGATGGCGCTGAAGCGGCAGACGGCGAGGATGTGTTCAAGGTCAGCGCAGTCCGCGTTGATGCAAAGGACACCACCTCTGCTGGCGACTGCTTCGTCGGAGCGCTGGCATCATTCCTTGACCAGAATTTTTCGCTCAAAGACGCGATGGAGAAGGCGAGCCTCGCAGCGGCGATTTGCTGCTCGCGCCACGGCAGTCAGATCAGTCTGCCATGGGCCGATGAGCTTGTGAAGGCGGCATAAGCAATACCAGACCGGCCCTATGTACGGCTACATGAGCCTTAGTCGGTGGGTCGGAATTCAAGCAGGAAGAAGAAGATGACCAAGAAATTCGAAGGGATCATACCGGTTATGATCACGCCGTTCAAAGACGGCAAGATTGACTATCCGGGTGTGACCAATCTGGTGGAATGGTATATTGCCAATGGCGTTGATGCGCTGTTTGCCGTTTGCCAGTCCAGCGAGATGCTGTTCCTCGACCTCGAAGAGCGTATCGCACTGGCTGAACATGTCGCAAAGGTCGTTGCAGGCCGCGTTCCCGTCATTGCCTCCGGTCATGTGAGCGAAAGCCTTGAAGACCAGATCGCCGAATTGTCCGCCATCGCCAAAACTGGTGTTGACGGTATCGTTCTGGTGACCAACCGCCTTGATGCCAAACAGCAGGGTGGCACCAAGTTCATCGATGACATGAAGGAAATTCTCGCCGCTCTTCCGGCCGATATGCCTCTTGGTCTTTATGAATGCCCGGCGCCTTATCGCCGGTTGCTGACGGACGAGGAAATCAAATTCTGTGCCGACAGCGGTCGCTTTGTCATTCTCAAGGATGTCTCTTGTGATCTGGAAACCGTCAAGCGGCGTGTTGAACTGACCAAAGGCACCCCTCTGGCAATCGTCAACGCCAATGCTGCCATCGCCTTTGATGCAATGAAGGCTGGCTCGCGTGGGTTCACTGGCGTTTTCACGAACTTCCATCCCGATCTCTACAAGTGGCTGATGATCAGCCATCAGGATCATCCGGAACTGGCAGATAAGCTCTCTGTCTATCTCGCTCTGGCAGCAATGGCCGAGCCGATGGGCTATCCGAAGCTCGCAAAACTCTATCATCAGCAGCTTGGCACATTCGCCCAGATTGAAAGCCGCGCAGTCACGTTCGACATCGTCGAAAAATTCTGGGCGCTTGATGTCCTGCTGGCGAAGATCGTTGAGGGGCAAAACGCCTTTCGCGCAAAGATCAAGGCTCTGTAAAAAGAGTCCCCGCGGCGGAGGGCGCCGTCCTACGACCCTGATCAATCGACCATACCAGCGCATGGTTTGATGATCCTCCTAACAGAGAAGGTCGGGACTGGACGCCCTCTGCTTCAAATTTAAAGTGTGCAAGGAATTGGAAGTCTTGAACCGTGACTTGTTTCAGATTTCTCCATGCGTGGCCCGACCTGAGGATAGGGCTATAAAAAAGTTGGTGATGATCGGATCACAAAGTCACAAAACCCGTCCGGAAGAGGTTGCCAACAGACCTAAAATGGACTAGATGTCGATTGCTAACTCGTAACAGCAAGCAATTCTGGGAGGATTTGCGAAAA encodes:
- the cydC gene encoding thiol reductant ABC exporter subunit CydC, whose product is MTDIFRLLRLMRPWAGWIALGIALSVITLVANVTLMAISGWFIASMALAGLTGIGFNYFTPAAMIRAMAITRTVGRYVERLITHEATLKLVAHLRRWFYDQLEPLAPAGLSKARAGDLFSRIGSDISVLENFYLRTFAPMVVALIALPAFVALASYFSPLLGLGLAALYLVAGVGLPVAVHRLGRKAGEHELQLQSELRTEVVEGLQGMREMLVYGQQADYQMAMAKRSDALAARQKGLANLQSVSQSVIALSANFGILMVLLTMIPLVSAGAIEGPILPMLALFVLASFEAILPLPLAVQSLVSTRMAAGRLFALADQPVLAPTASADRAEQMPQGVPHIECDAISFRYPGEKTSVFKDLSLSLEPGSKLAIVGPSGIGKSSLINALCGFWPLDSGQILIDGTPHHTMSGDQLRAFFAVADQKPHIFNATLRGNLLLANETASDEQMLEACNIARLNDFVETLPKGLDTYVGEAGSSLSGGQVRRLSIARALLSPSPILVLDEPGEGLDPEMELAMLEDIIAFAQQRSIILITHNAAALPLFDQTCDLEQPRG
- a CDS encoding EF-hand domain-containing protein, whose product is MFRNTTKCLIALALLAGTTAIAFDVQSASAAGWGRGYGYNCQNIKQGWRGPRYGNRGAFAGQRYRNRPANMGPRYGRMGRGVGYVSMVQKYDADNNGALLKTELSRSVTSYFKERDKNGDQAITLDEFQPRWRTMSEPMRVQTFKQRDANGDGKITLSEMTAPGSAMFSRRDVNNDGRIDSADCPQCRWR
- a CDS encoding biopolymer transporter ExbD; amino-acid sequence: MQMHKAKAHRRVLPENTIPLINIVFLMLIFFLIAGTVAPPISPSLSPPSAVDLPQMPPADNAIEILADGTLVHRGDRLTLADVLSRFPVTGERGEPETDVVKIVADKALPADKLMPVLKALRGVGHRSIRLVTLKTDT
- a CDS encoding biopolymer transporter ExbD, whose protein sequence is MRLTMPTRRRSIVGLTSLIDVIFLLLLFFMLTSTFSKFSQFDLGVAGVGSGAGERPKLIVAVSRDGSVRLNGQPAEIAALNDEIATFTEKGVESAVVVPRDGVKLQELVTVLETLKRSGLSKVSLAD
- a CDS encoding LacI family DNA-binding transcriptional regulator, which encodes MNNKKSTKNGSSEQRTRGSKGFVRLADVAALAGVSTATVSRTFNEPQKVKKEVRERTLKAAAELNWIPNAAGKALASNRTHIAGAIIPTLDNEVYARQISGLQSGLSDHGLTLFLGCTNYDPEQGLKQATAMLTRGVEALVLAGENYPEALFTALETRKVPFLITYAFRTDLPYAFVGFDNHAAFYRMTHHFLSHGHRRFAAIFQPLENNSRATERLRGLKDALSEACITLSDDALCVGRASLDFGARSFKELMDKKADERPTAIVCGNDALAIGALMAAKEMGLKAPDDFSISGFDDLDMASRFTPKLTTMKVDNQRIGSLAAQILGQVSKGPVDKSKSIEIKPIFQIRESTGPAPTRT
- a CDS encoding ribokinase, translating into MIICFGSLNADMTFQMDKAPKSGQTLLANSFTMSAGGKGANQAVAAARLGGEVAMVGAVGSDALAQVALEHLKASNCDVSRVAVVDHPTGCASVIVDSSAHNQIAVAMGANELARATSVDDALLQRANILLLQMESGKAEVETLLKRAKEAGVKSILNLAPAVKIDLEALKACGILVVNEDEAEFVAQWLACDPSAQSISKTLGICVIRTLGSDGAEAADGEDVFKVSAVRVDAKDTTSAGDCFVGALASFLDQNFSLKDAMEKASLAAAICCSRHGSQISLPWADELVKAA
- a CDS encoding dihydrodipicolinate synthase family protein, producing MTKKFEGIIPVMITPFKDGKIDYPGVTNLVEWYIANGVDALFAVCQSSEMLFLDLEERIALAEHVAKVVAGRVPVIASGHVSESLEDQIAELSAIAKTGVDGIVLVTNRLDAKQQGGTKFIDDMKEILAALPADMPLGLYECPAPYRRLLTDEEIKFCADSGRFVILKDVSCDLETVKRRVELTKGTPLAIVNANAAIAFDAMKAGSRGFTGVFTNFHPDLYKWLMISHQDHPELADKLSVYLALAAMAEPMGYPKLAKLYHQQLGTFAQIESRAVTFDIVEKFWALDVLLAKIVEGQNAFRAKIKAL